A DNA window from Rhineura floridana isolate rRhiFlo1 chromosome 11, rRhiFlo1.hap2, whole genome shotgun sequence contains the following coding sequences:
- the LOC133366620 gene encoding asialoglycoprotein receptor 1-like — translation MATSFADLRVPPEIPPRSTSAALDPQPTTATEEEDLKAPEVVDESGKRLREVLPPPRSSWRRSCPTKRLVLVLMAFCGILTLSVALLGIQRAQFNKDQGAAWEALRSFNRTVSVELRNLQHKRNSTGWKLAALEKTMNDEVEKMEKAKKRIQSQLDSLQQDARTFHCGLMEMKSNGSKTGCCPKGWQSFEESCYWMSSTPASWNLAKLDCEKKNAHLVIINSPNESSFVNQRKRSNYLWIGLTDVSGNWKWVDGSSYSLQPEDWNEGQPDHWYGHGLGGGEDCVHMLPSGLWNDNHCSRLYTWMCELELRL, via the exons TCTTCGCGTCCCACCTGAGATTCCCCCTCGCTCCACCTCGGCAGCTTTGGACCCTCAGCCCACAACAGCCACGGAGGAGGAAGACCTCAAAGCTCCGGAAGTTGTGGATGAAAGTGGAAAACGCCTCAGGGAAG TGCTGCCTCCCCCTCGGTCGTCCTGGCGCCGCTCCTGCCCCACAAAACGACTCGTCCTGGTCCTGATGGCATTCTGCGGCATCCTGACCCTCTCAGTGGCTCTCCTTGGCATCCAGA GAGCCCAGTTCAACAAAGACCAAGGGGCTGCGTGGGAGGCCCTCAGAAGCTTTAAccggacagtctcagtggagctGAGGAACCTCCAGCACAAGA GGAACAGCACAGGGTGGAAACTGGCAGCGCTGGAGAAAACGATGAATGACGAGGTTGAGAAGATGGAGAAAG CCAAGAAGCGCATCCAATCCCAGCTGGATTCTTTACAGCAGGATGCAAGAACATTCCACTGTGGGCTGATGGAGATGAAAAGCAATG GCAGCAAAACTGGCTGTTGCCCTAAAGGTTGGCAGAGTTTTGAGGAGAGCTGCTATTGGATGTCCAGTACACCAGCCTCGTGGAATCTGGCAAAACTTGACTGTGAAAAGAAAAATGCCCACCTGGTGATCATCAACTCGCCCAATGAAAGT AGTTTCGTGAATCAGCGCAAGCGGTCAAATTACCTGTGGATTGGCCTAACTGATGTCAGTGGGAACTGGAAGTGGGTGGACGGGTCCTCGTACAGCCTTCAGCCAGA GGACTGGAATGAAGGGCAGCCGGACCACTGGTACGGCCATggtctggggggaggggaagactgTGTCCACATGCTCCCCAGTGGTCTGTGGAATGACAACCACTGTTCCCGCCTTTACACATGGATGTGCGAGTTGGAGCTAAGGCTGTAG